From a single Methylobacterium oryzae genomic region:
- a CDS encoding FAD-dependent monooxygenase yields MTDILIVGAGPVGLTMAAELARYGVGVRLIDRAPHATETSKALVVWSRTLELMDRMGCTRAFLDAGLRAPGASIRSGGKVLGSPRLEGVASAYNFALMIPQCETERLLTAQLGAFGVEIERQVELVDFAETADGIDAHVRHADGREETVRTPWLIGCDGAHSTVRHKLGIPFSGSAQGDDWLLADVRLEGPAAPPADEIATYLHRDGPFVVFPIPGGRARVIATVGKADAAHPRPEPTLDDVQALVDQRAGGGFRVSDPVWLTHFRINERKVADYRRGRAFLAGDAAHIHSPAGGQGMNTGMQDAVNLAWKLAMVVRGQASASLLDSYSPERSAVGELVLRNATRLTDMATLSNPAAQTARNLALRFLLGLHVVRDRMATQLSEIEIAYADSPLSLGHGAGARWEPAAYAGPPPGAGSEPRFVLYAADATRGAELIERFPGLLEPTRRSLPSGSDLIVVRPDGYIGLAARDGAWETAEQYLRALA; encoded by the coding sequence ATGACGGACATTCTCATCGTCGGCGCGGGGCCGGTCGGTCTGACCATGGCGGCGGAGCTGGCCCGCTACGGCGTCGGAGTGCGCCTGATCGACCGCGCCCCGCACGCCACGGAGACCTCGAAGGCCCTCGTGGTCTGGTCGCGCACCCTCGAACTCATGGATCGCATGGGTTGCACGCGAGCCTTCCTGGATGCGGGACTGCGCGCTCCCGGTGCCTCGATCCGCAGCGGCGGCAAGGTGCTCGGCAGCCCGCGCCTGGAAGGCGTGGCGAGCGCGTACAACTTCGCCTTGATGATCCCACAATGCGAGACGGAGCGCCTTCTCACCGCGCAGCTGGGCGCCTTCGGCGTCGAGATCGAGCGTCAGGTCGAGCTGGTCGACTTCGCCGAGACGGCCGACGGCATCGACGCGCACGTGCGACACGCCGACGGGCGCGAGGAGACGGTGAGGACGCCGTGGCTGATCGGCTGCGACGGTGCTCACAGCACGGTCCGGCACAAACTCGGCATCCCGTTCTCCGGCTCGGCGCAGGGGGACGACTGGCTGCTCGCCGACGTGCGCCTCGAGGGGCCCGCAGCACCGCCGGCGGACGAGATCGCGACCTACCTGCACCGTGACGGCCCCTTCGTCGTCTTCCCGATCCCGGGCGGTCGGGCGCGCGTCATCGCGACGGTGGGCAAGGCGGATGCGGCGCACCCGCGGCCGGAGCCCACCCTCGACGACGTGCAAGCCCTCGTCGATCAGCGCGCCGGCGGCGGCTTCCGCGTGTCTGACCCGGTCTGGTTGACGCACTTCCGCATCAACGAGCGCAAGGTCGCGGATTACCGGCGCGGGCGCGCCTTTCTCGCCGGCGATGCGGCGCACATCCACAGTCCCGCAGGCGGACAGGGGATGAACACCGGTATGCAGGACGCGGTGAACCTCGCCTGGAAGCTGGCGATGGTGGTGCGCGGTCAAGCGAGCGCGTCCCTGCTCGACAGCTACAGCCCAGAGCGCAGCGCGGTCGGGGAGCTGGTCCTGCGCAACGCGACCCGGCTGACCGACATGGCGACGCTGTCGAACCCGGCGGCGCAGACGGCGCGCAACCTCGCGCTGCGCTTCCTGCTCGGCCTCCATGTCGTCCGCGACCGGATGGCGACGCAGCTGAGCGAGATCGAGATCGCCTATGCCGACAGCCCGCTCTCCCTCGGACACGGCGCCGGAGCGCGTTGGGAGCCTGCTGCCTACGCGGGACCGCCCCCGGGCGCCGGCAGCGAGCCGCGCTTCGTCCTCTATGCGGCGGACGCGACGCGTGGGGCTGAACTGATCGAGCGCTTCCCCGGCCTGCTCGAACCGACGCGTCGGTCGCTGCCGAGCGGTTCCGACCTCATCGTTGTCCGACCCGACGGCTATATCGGTCTGGCTGCGAGGGACGGCGCGTGGGAGACCGCCGAGCAGTATCTGCGAGCCCTCGCGTAA
- a CDS encoding ABC transporter ATP-binding protein: MISILNALLRAYWRDARLTTIAVISASLLGALASISAPYLFSRAVDDLARGQVRSDALPLLMSYAFLFGCAKALGIGSRFLIVLCAERLSFIANTAFFARLLHKTPAFFLEHNAAEIGTARQQGTQTLNLITQLGLGGLLPGCVQIAFSVLVLGNLVSWDIALIIFIYGVVVIALDYTRIGKVKPALNEAMNQSQANARLVGNAIAVIDTLRQTRGERWITERFTASAGDAFANLRRYALVSSAFCGLLGIAAALQLTVTFLILVPRFEGGLISIGGIVLFNTLLIQLNEPFHMVGMAIKESVEAAARFRPLAMMWRAPEELEPADPLPYRPSLGIVAFENVSFRYANGRGVADLSFVARRGTPTFLTGETGAGKSTVVRLLLKGLQPSGGHIFADGTDLTRIASDDWFNHVGVVPQEVTLLNDTLSANIVLGRPFDAERLRRASAQASILTRIEAMPEGFETVVGERGLKLSGGERQRIAIARALYGEPAILVLDEASSALDDETERHIMDGLRDLVDGLTIIAVTHRTSMIRPGDQNVRLSASPPRA; this comes from the coding sequence ATGATATCGATTCTGAACGCGTTGCTGCGAGCCTACTGGCGTGACGCCCGCCTGACGACCATCGCGGTGATCTCGGCCAGTTTGCTCGGTGCATTGGCCTCGATCTCGGCTCCGTACCTTTTCTCACGCGCCGTCGACGATCTGGCCCGCGGACAAGTGCGGTCCGACGCGCTCCCGCTCCTCATGTCCTACGCGTTCCTGTTCGGATGCGCGAAAGCTCTGGGCATTGGATCACGGTTCCTGATCGTGCTTTGCGCGGAGCGTCTATCGTTCATTGCAAATACGGCCTTCTTTGCGCGCCTCCTACACAAGACGCCAGCCTTCTTCCTGGAGCACAACGCCGCGGAGATCGGGACTGCCCGTCAGCAGGGAACCCAGACGCTGAACCTCATCACCCAGCTCGGGCTCGGAGGCTTGCTCCCTGGATGCGTCCAGATCGCCTTCAGCGTCCTAGTCCTCGGCAACCTCGTCAGCTGGGACATAGCCCTGATCATATTCATCTACGGCGTGGTCGTGATCGCGCTCGACTACACGCGTATCGGCAAAGTCAAACCCGCTCTCAATGAGGCGATGAATCAAAGTCAGGCCAATGCGCGCTTGGTCGGCAACGCCATCGCCGTCATCGACACCCTGCGCCAGACACGCGGCGAACGATGGATCACCGAGCGCTTTACTGCCAGCGCGGGTGATGCCTTCGCGAATTTGCGGCGCTACGCGCTGGTGAGCAGCGCCTTCTGTGGGCTTCTGGGCATCGCTGCAGCCTTGCAGTTGACGGTCACGTTCCTGATCCTCGTCCCCCGGTTCGAGGGCGGCCTGATCTCGATCGGCGGCATCGTGCTCTTCAACACGTTGCTGATCCAGTTGAATGAGCCGTTCCACATGGTCGGCATGGCCATCAAGGAGTCGGTCGAAGCAGCGGCCCGCTTCCGGCCCTTAGCGATGATGTGGAGAGCACCGGAAGAACTCGAGCCCGCCGATCCGCTGCCCTACCGGCCGTCCCTCGGCATCGTCGCTTTCGAGAACGTCAGCTTTCGCTACGCCAATGGTCGTGGCGTTGCCGACCTCTCCTTCGTCGCTCGCCGCGGCACGCCGACCTTCCTTACGGGTGAGACCGGTGCAGGCAAATCAACCGTCGTTCGCCTGCTGTTGAAGGGGTTGCAACCGAGCGGCGGCCACATCTTCGCCGACGGAACCGACCTGACTCGCATCGCGAGCGATGATTGGTTCAACCATGTCGGCGTCGTGCCGCAAGAGGTGACACTGCTCAACGATACGCTGTCGGCCAACATCGTGCTGGGCCGTCCGTTCGACGCGGAGCGCCTCCGCCGGGCCTCCGCGCAGGCCTCCATCCTCACGCGCATCGAGGCCATGCCGGAAGGGTTTGAGACCGTCGTGGGCGAACGGGGCCTCAAGCTGTCGGGCGGTGAACGGCAACGCATCGCCATCGCGCGGGCGCTCTACGGCGAACCGGCGATTCTCGTTCTGGACGAAGCCAGTTCGGCCCTCGACGACGAGACCGAGCGGCACATCATGGACGGCTTACGTGACCTTGTTGACGGGTTGACCATCATCGCGGTCACGCACCGCACCTCCATGATACGGCCAGGAGATCAGAACGTCCGCCTGTCGGCGTCCCCACCACGGGCGTAG
- a CDS encoding RNA polymerase sigma factor produces MAAVSLDALHRSENLNLQRFLLRKLGNPADAADAAQETYLRLVKALTTTDLEHPRLFLFHLARNVAANLGKRRRFEARLFRSMTDLELSSVVDGHAQTETQVIAREQLRLVAATIDGLPPRCREAFLLSTVEGLSNWEVAVRLGVSRNMVEKHLITALLHIRRACHEFF; encoded by the coding sequence ATGGCGGCGGTATCATTGGATGCCCTACATCGCAGTGAGAACCTGAACCTCCAGCGGTTCCTTCTTCGCAAACTCGGGAACCCTGCCGACGCAGCCGACGCCGCGCAGGAGACGTATCTTCGCCTCGTCAAAGCACTCACGACCACCGACTTGGAGCATCCGCGCCTCTTCCTGTTCCACCTCGCGCGCAACGTCGCCGCCAATCTCGGCAAGCGCCGCCGGTTCGAAGCGCGCCTCTTCCGATCCATGACCGATCTCGAACTGTCGAGCGTCGTGGACGGGCACGCCCAGACCGAGACGCAGGTGATCGCCCGCGAGCAGCTGCGCCTCGTGGCGGCAACGATCGACGGGCTGCCGCCGCGCTGCCGGGAGGCGTTCCTGCTCAGCACCGTCGAGGGCCTCTCGAACTGGGAGGTCGCCGTCCGTCTCGGCGTCAGCCGCAACATGGTCGAGAAGCACCTCATCACGGCGCTGCTGCACATTCGTCGCGCGTGTCACGAGTTTTTCTGA
- a CDS encoding FecR family protein, with amino-acid sequence MEEERKPAGDDEAADDPIYARAAFWVVRLSSPDATDADRAAFETWRAADPAHAEAYAEMEAWRGIAGRVPDTRRRRRPPPTRLVGLAAALGLSGFITYESGILDRVRADVWTGIGDIETARLPDGSRAALNTDTALVLHFTAAARDVHLLRGEAVFDVVPDSARPFVVYGGGLRVRAVGTRFFVRAGGDAEPVGVAEGRVDASTTAGAVTIGAGEVALRSADGHLTVERGDVGRATTWREGKLVVTGQPLAAVVADLNRYRRGRIVLLGSGLGAQRFSGTLDIRDTDDALDVLAATMSLRVTRLTPYLVLVRPPA; translated from the coding sequence ATGGAGGAGGAGCGCAAGCCCGCGGGCGACGACGAGGCCGCCGACGACCCGATCTACGCGCGGGCCGCGTTCTGGGTGGTTCGCCTGTCCTCCCCCGACGCGACCGACGCCGACCGGGCAGCCTTCGAGACCTGGCGCGCCGCCGACCCGGCCCATGCCGAGGCCTACGCGGAGATGGAGGCGTGGCGGGGCATCGCCGGGCGCGTGCCCGATACGCGCCGGCGCAGGCGGCCGCCGCCGACGCGCCTCGTCGGTCTCGCGGCAGCGCTGGGCCTGTCCGGATTCATCACCTACGAGAGCGGGATCCTCGACCGTGTCCGCGCCGACGTCTGGACCGGGATCGGGGACATCGAGACGGCGCGGCTCCCCGACGGCAGCCGCGCCGCCCTCAACACCGACACCGCGCTCGTCCTGCACTTCACGGCCGCCGCGCGCGACGTCCACCTGCTGCGCGGCGAGGCGGTGTTCGATGTCGTGCCCGACAGCGCCCGACCCTTCGTGGTCTACGGCGGCGGGTTGCGGGTGCGCGCTGTGGGGACGCGCTTCTTCGTCCGGGCCGGCGGGGACGCCGAACCGGTCGGCGTGGCGGAGGGGCGCGTGGACGCGTCGACGACCGCGGGCGCCGTGACCATCGGAGCCGGCGAGGTCGCCCTCCGGAGCGCCGACGGCCATCTGACGGTCGAGCGCGGCGATGTGGGGCGCGCCACGACGTGGCGGGAGGGCAAGCTCGTCGTCACGGGGCAGCCCCTCGCCGCGGTCGTGGCCGACCTGAACCGCTATCGGCGCGGGCGCATCGTCCTGCTCGGTTCGGGGCTCGGCGCGCAGCGCTTCAGCGGGACGCTCGACATCCGCGACACCGACGACGCGCTCGACGTTCTGGCCGCGACGATGAGCCTGCGCGTCACGCGCCTGACTCCGTACCTCGTCCTCGTCAGGCCGCCGGCCTGA
- a CDS encoding autotransporter outer membrane beta-barrel domain-containing protein, with translation MSFVREGHGTALTLTDLAGPASAVLGNGALTVSSAAASTYAGAILETASPTSLTKAGPGTLLLTGPGLFSGPTTIQAGTLSLNGLWTSPVTVAATGTLRGIGTVAAPVTVAGALRPGNSPGTLTVLGPVAFAPGSSLGLDIDGPGTGTGAGSYARLLALGPTGTVSANGTLVPELRGITGNATNSFTPALGQRFGVLTAQAGLSGSFSGLAQPAAGLPAATRLDALYAATGLDLVVTPAAYGSLAGLGLAQTGNARAVGAALDLARPAAGTRPDAARARVFDPLYAAGPATLPGGLASLSGQSYGDAVMTDLAARRLLSDTIDRHQRGLGGGAGAFSAGDPGPGPNRTALQVRGGAGAAAAPLGVGEGRVWADALYGFGARAGDRAATGAGFDAGGLLMGVDRQVGADTQVGGAFSYLRAGGTSRGAGLGRFTTDSYGGTLYASTRLGAVVLRGTAGVSYADGRVDRTVALGAAVSQASGVSSGWNGGVSGFAGYALATGLPVEVVPEVGFSYDRLTRGRVSERGGLVGQGFGGQGFAVADLDAARSLVGGRVTSWALAGIPDLRLEGRAYWAHELADTAALIRSSLFGAGFAGRTSALGRDGAVLGVSLTGAVAEGVRLSVGYTGDVRPGATAQVFTAGLQAAW, from the coding sequence TTGTCGTTTGTCCGTGAGGGCCACGGCACCGCCCTCACGCTCACCGACCTCGCCGGCCCGGCCTCCGCCGTCCTGGGCAACGGCGCCCTCACGGTCTCCAGTGCGGCCGCCTCCACCTATGCCGGCGCCATCCTGGAGACCGCGAGCCCGACCAGCCTGACCAAGGCCGGCCCCGGCACGCTCCTGCTCACCGGCCCCGGCCTCTTCTCCGGCCCGACCACAATCCAGGCCGGCACGCTCTCCCTCAACGGCCTCTGGACCTCGCCGGTCACGGTCGCGGCCACCGGCACCCTGCGCGGCATCGGCACCGTCGCGGCCCCGGTCACGGTCGCGGGCGCCCTGCGGCCGGGCAACTCCCCCGGCACGCTCACCGTGCTCGGCCCGGTGGCGTTCGCCCCCGGCAGCAGCCTCGGCCTCGACATCGACGGACCGGGCACCGGCACCGGCGCGGGCAGCTACGCCCGCCTCCTGGCGCTCGGCCCGACCGGTACGGTCTCGGCCAACGGCACCCTGGTGCCGGAACTGCGCGGCATCACCGGCAACGCCACGAACAGCTTCACCCCCGCGCTCGGCCAGCGCTTCGGCGTGCTGACAGCGCAGGCCGGGCTGTCGGGCTCGTTCAGCGGGCTCGCCCAGCCGGCGGCGGGCCTGCCGGCGGCCACGCGCCTCGACGCGCTCTACGCCGCCACCGGCCTCGACCTCGTGGTCACGCCGGCCGCCTACGGCAGCCTCGCCGGCCTCGGCCTCGCCCAGACCGGCAACGCCCGGGCCGTGGGCGCGGCCCTCGACCTCGCCCGCCCGGCCGCCGGCACGCGGCCGGACGCGGCGCGGGCGCGGGTGTTCGACCCGCTCTACGCGGCCGGCCCGGCGACGCTGCCGGGCGGCCTGGCGAGCCTGTCGGGCCAGAGCTACGGCGACGCGGTGATGACCGACCTCGCCGCGCGCCGTCTGCTCTCCGACACGATCGACCGGCACCAGCGCGGGCTGGGCGGGGGCGCGGGCGCGTTCAGCGCGGGCGATCCGGGCCCGGGCCCGAACCGCACGGCGCTGCAGGTGCGCGGCGGCGCCGGGGCGGCGGCGGCGCCGCTTGGGGTGGGCGAGGGCCGGGTCTGGGCCGACGCGCTGTACGGGTTCGGCGCGCGCGCCGGCGACCGGGCGGCCACGGGCGCCGGGTTCGACGCGGGCGGGCTGCTGATGGGCGTCGACCGTCAGGTCGGGGCGGACACGCAGGTCGGCGGTGCGTTCAGCTACCTGCGCGCGGGCGGCACGTCGCGGGGCGCGGGGCTGGGGCGGTTCACCACTGACAGCTACGGCGGCACGCTCTACGCGAGCACGCGGCTCGGCGCCGTGGTGCTGCGGGGCACGGCGGGGGTGTCGTACGCGGACGGCCGGGTGGACCGGACGGTGGCGCTGGGCGCGGCGGTGTCGCAGGCGAGCGGGGTGTCGTCGGGCTGGAACGGCGGGGTGTCGGGCTTTGCCGGGTACGCGCTGGCGACCGGCCTGCCGGTCGAGGTCGTGCCGGAGGTGGGCTTCAGCTACGACCGGCTGACGCGGGGCCGTGTGTCCGAGCGGGGCGGTCTGGTCGGGCAGGGCTTCGGCGGGCAGGGCTTCGCGGTGGCCGACCTCGACGCGGCGCGCAGCCTGGTCGGCGGGCGGGTGACGAGTTGGGCGTTGGCGGGCATTCCGGACCTGCGGCTGGAGGGTCGGGCGTACTGGGCGCACGAGCTGGCCGACACGGCGGCTTTGATCCGCTCGAGCCTGTTCGGGGCGGGGTTCGCGGGTCGGACGAGCGCGCTGGGCCGGGACGGCGCGGTTCTGGGGGTGAGCCTGACGGGGGCGGTCGCCGAGGGCGTGCGGCTGTCAGTGGGCTACACCGGCGACGTCCGCCCGGGCGCCACCGCCCAGGTGTTCACCGCCGGCCTCCAAGCCGCGTGGTGA
- a CDS encoding diguanylate cyclase domain-containing protein, translating into MSNTQREALRQQALAEIALLDTPPEREFDALAKLAQRMLGTGMSSITLIDPERQWFKARCGPLAAETPRAQAFCPVVFETEAPLIVADASLDPRFVASPFVTNAPYIRYYAGVPVRVRQADGDKITIGTLCVLDEQPREPTTTDLEVLEELACIAEALIEARAVALRAAEAAEERRMAVEGLERERRQFKQAERMAEMGSYRYDIETRSTSWSDGVFVIHELPVSGGVPIGAIMNFFPEPDRALFRAAVRRVLDTGEPFEMDADFVTAKGNARRVRCSCEIELVKGKPVALIGLIQDITERHSLEQRLRHQARTDDLTQLANRAEFHRALDARLREARASDDDVAVLLIDLDGFKGVNDRLGHAAGDEVLRCVAERLRAPCYAGCFPARLGGDEFAILVPAGCDGAGVQAMVRRLLHDLEMVVKGQGQIARVTGTIGLARSREAGQDRDVLLRHADAALYAAKRKQKGTAETYSAATDPTATPVRGASALELAPHRRL; encoded by the coding sequence ATATCGAATACCCAGCGCGAGGCACTCCGCCAGCAGGCGCTGGCCGAGATCGCCCTCCTCGACACGCCGCCGGAGCGCGAGTTCGATGCACTCGCCAAGCTCGCGCAGCGCATGCTCGGCACCGGCATGTCCTCGATCACCCTGATCGACCCGGAGCGCCAGTGGTTCAAGGCGCGTTGCGGTCCCTTGGCGGCCGAGACGCCGCGTGCCCAGGCGTTCTGCCCCGTCGTGTTCGAGACGGAGGCTCCGCTGATCGTGGCGGATGCCAGCCTCGACCCTCGCTTCGTGGCCAGCCCCTTCGTCACGAACGCCCCGTACATCCGCTACTACGCGGGCGTGCCGGTCCGCGTCCGGCAAGCCGACGGCGACAAGATCACGATCGGCACGCTCTGCGTCCTCGACGAACAGCCCCGCGAGCCGACGACGACAGACCTGGAGGTGCTCGAAGAGCTGGCCTGCATCGCGGAGGCCCTGATCGAGGCGCGCGCCGTGGCCCTGCGCGCAGCCGAGGCTGCCGAAGAGCGCCGGATGGCCGTCGAGGGCCTGGAGCGTGAGCGCCGCCAGTTCAAGCAGGCGGAGCGCATGGCCGAGATGGGCTCGTACCGCTACGATATCGAGACGCGGTCGACCTCCTGGTCGGACGGCGTCTTCGTCATTCACGAGCTGCCCGTCAGCGGCGGTGTGCCGATTGGCGCGATCATGAACTTCTTTCCCGAGCCCGATCGCGCCCTCTTCCGCGCGGCCGTCAGGCGCGTGCTGGACACGGGCGAGCCGTTCGAGATGGACGCCGATTTCGTGACCGCCAAGGGCAATGCCCGGCGCGTGCGGTGCTCCTGCGAGATCGAATTGGTCAAGGGTAAGCCCGTCGCCCTCATCGGCCTGATCCAGGACATCACCGAACGGCACAGCTTGGAGCAGCGTCTTCGCCATCAGGCGCGCACCGATGACCTGACGCAACTCGCCAACCGAGCCGAATTCCACCGCGCGCTCGACGCGCGGCTGCGCGAGGCGCGCGCTTCCGACGACGATGTGGCTGTCCTCCTGATCGACCTCGACGGCTTCAAGGGCGTGAACGATCGCCTCGGGCACGCGGCCGGCGACGAGGTTCTGCGTTGCGTAGCCGAGCGGTTGCGCGCGCCCTGCTACGCCGGTTGCTTCCCGGCACGGTTGGGGGGCGACGAGTTCGCGATCCTGGTGCCTGCCGGCTGCGATGGCGCGGGCGTGCAGGCGATGGTGCGGCGCCTCCTGCACGACCTCGAGATGGTCGTGAAAGGGCAGGGTCAGATCGCGCGGGTGACGGGAACGATCGGCCTCGCGCGGTCACGAGAGGCCGGACAGGACCGCGACGTGCTGCTGCGCCACGCCGACGCGGCCCTCTACGCCGCGAAGCGTAAGCAGAAGGGGACGGCTGAAACCTACTCGGCCGCGACGGATCCGACTGCCACGCCGGTTCGCGGCGCGTCCGCTCTCGAGTTGGCTCCTCACCGACGCCTCTGA
- a CDS encoding metallophosphoesterase: protein MIRLIPSLPAAYVIARVVWPLPVPLALRLGLAGLLLVASQYHLWSRLSSGSVFAPEFPRPIVILFNWAFGAIALAAVMQLGLDAVALISLALPGGGWAIPTAWRIAVASTAAGLSAVAVWQAVRVPPLKDVPVAIADLPPGLDGYTILHLTDLHISRLFPAAWARAVVARADALQADLIVVTGDFIDGSLEARRDDVAPLRALRARDGVWAVPGNHEYFFDHDSWMRHLAGLGIRVLANTHTILRRGGGALVLAGVTDRSAPATGHPGPDLDAALAGAPPGAPIVLLDHQPANAARAAARGVALQLSGHTHGGMIRGLDRLVARGNSGFVSGAYRVGAMRLYVSNGTGLWPGFALRLGRPSELTRITLRAAT from the coding sequence ATGATCCGCCTCATCCCCAGCCTGCCCGCGGCCTACGTCATCGCGCGGGTGGTGTGGCCCCTGCCGGTGCCGCTCGCGCTCAGGCTCGGCCTCGCCGGGCTCCTCCTGGTCGCCTCCCAGTACCACCTGTGGAGCCGCCTCTCCTCCGGGTCGGTCTTCGCGCCCGAATTCCCGCGCCCGATCGTGATCCTGTTCAACTGGGCGTTCGGTGCGATCGCGCTGGCGGCGGTGATGCAGCTCGGCCTCGATGCCGTCGCGCTGATCTCGCTGGCTCTGCCCGGGGGCGGCTGGGCGATCCCGACCGCCTGGCGCATCGCGGTGGCCTCGACGGCCGCCGGCCTCTCGGCCGTCGCCGTGTGGCAGGCCGTGCGCGTGCCGCCCCTGAAAGACGTCCCGGTCGCGATCGCGGACCTGCCCCCCGGCCTCGACGGCTACACGATCCTGCACCTGACCGACCTGCATATCAGCCGCCTGTTCCCGGCCGCCTGGGCGCGGGCCGTCGTCGCGCGGGCCGACGCCCTCCAGGCCGACCTGATCGTCGTGACCGGCGACTTCATCGACGGTTCGCTGGAGGCCCGGCGAGACGACGTCGCGCCGCTGCGGGCCCTGCGCGCGCGCGACGGTGTCTGGGCCGTGCCCGGCAACCACGAGTACTTCTTCGACCACGATTCCTGGATGCGCCATCTCGCGGGCCTGGGGATCCGCGTCCTCGCCAACACCCACACGATCCTGAGGCGCGGGGGCGGCGCGCTGGTGCTGGCCGGCGTCACCGACCGCTCCGCGCCCGCCACGGGGCATCCGGGGCCCGACCTCGACGCGGCCCTGGCGGGCGCACCGCCGGGCGCGCCGATCGTTCTGCTGGATCACCAGCCGGCCAACGCCGCGCGGGCCGCGGCGCGCGGCGTGGCGCTCCAGCTCTCCGGCCACACCCACGGCGGCATGATCCGCGGCCTGGACCGGCTGGTGGCGCGCGGCAATTCCGGGTTCGTCTCGGGGGCGTACCGGGTCGGGGCCATGCGGCTCTACGTCAGCAACGGCACCGGGCTCTGGCCCGGCTTCGCCCTCCGGCTCGGGCGTCCGTCGGAGCTGACGCGGATCACCCTGCGGGCAGCCACCTGA
- a CDS encoding HAD-IA family hydrolase, translating into MTAHRFDAVLFDLLTALLDSWSLWDSVAGSTEAGRRWRAEYLRITYRTGAYQPYEDLVAEAAAAVGLPRRLAADLEDRYGELRPWPGVTETLQALAARSVRLGVVTNCSERLGRIAAGCLGVELDAVVTAERAGFYKPDPRPYRLGLQALGVEPARCLFVAGSAFDLVGTAQVGLATYWHDRVGMAAPDGASPPLAHETTLDPLRAWFDPGAR; encoded by the coding sequence ATGACAGCCCACCGGTTCGACGCCGTCCTGTTCGACCTCCTGACGGCCCTGCTCGACAGCTGGTCCCTGTGGGACTCGGTCGCCGGCAGCACGGAGGCCGGCCGCCGGTGGCGGGCCGAGTACCTGCGGATCACCTACCGGACGGGGGCGTACCAGCCCTACGAGGATCTCGTGGCGGAGGCCGCCGCGGCGGTGGGCCTGCCGCGCCGCCTCGCGGCGGACCTCGAGGATCGCTACGGCGAGCTCCGGCCCTGGCCCGGCGTGACGGAGACCCTGCAGGCGCTCGCGGCGCGCTCCGTGCGGCTCGGCGTCGTGACCAACTGCTCCGAACGTCTGGGTCGCATCGCCGCCGGCTGCCTGGGGGTCGAACTCGACGCGGTCGTCACGGCGGAGCGCGCCGGGTTCTACAAGCCCGATCCGCGTCCCTACCGGCTGGGACTGCAGGCCCTCGGGGTCGAGCCGGCGCGCTGCCTGTTCGTCGCGGGCTCGGCCTTCGACCTCGTGGGCACGGCGCAGGTGGGGCTGGCGACGTACTGGCACGACCGCGTGGGCATGGCGGCCCCGGACGGCGCGTCGCCCCCGCTGGCGCACGAGACCACCCTCGATCCGCTGCGCGCCTGGTTCGATCCGGGCGCGCGCTGA